A region of Caminicella sporogenes DSM 14501 DNA encodes the following proteins:
- a CDS encoding DUF4829 domain-containing protein: MNRKICFFIICIIFSLIVAGCEVQKVEKREMPLENFDESQYRNGELNIEKLLKNVEKLEILCRDKKMFVSSDKRIIQSIVSMVAKSKESNTEEMVERCGQYKDNKILLYKVNGEVKELLYDYDYVQEVGYIDINGKKLAPSFDLFRYIDNLLRYENYDTNIEAKVNELFNKYNWTVDYKINTLTETLPDNLKHQAGEFPIKIYWAYNNELSKEIGLDFSKYLGKTIKVEIYRLREPLPEFLKPRMDARGIILKYQDKIIGAYIDAGRHDSFACSLNRKSIEDITNMEWDDWIKNYIDYNDELDIYLSKKEPEEIIEEYFKALNEHDKKMIYACMTRKSLCKYLSSNMDNHKLFNDGFSDNNIKSVKLKKIKKMEGEFIPEGTLEYMVIVDFNFKKEITHDNGNQPRFISLKKEVEAIGWRISGIGTGP; this comes from the coding sequence TTGAATAGGAAAATATGTTTTTTTATAATATGTATCATATTTTCATTAATAGTTGCAGGCTGTGAAGTTCAGAAAGTAGAAAAAAGAGAGATGCCTTTAGAAAATTTTGATGAAAGTCAATATAGAAATGGTGAATTGAATATTGAAAAACTTTTAAAGAATGTAGAGAAACTTGAGATATTATGTAGAGATAAAAAGATGTTTGTTTCTAGTGATAAGAGAATTATACAGTCTATTGTTTCAATGGTTGCTAAAAGCAAAGAATCTAATACTGAAGAGATGGTAGAAAGATGTGGACAATACAAAGATAATAAAATTCTTTTATATAAAGTAAATGGAGAGGTGAAAGAATTATTATATGATTATGACTATGTTCAAGAAGTTGGATATATAGATATTAATGGTAAAAAATTAGCTCCTAGTTTTGATTTGTTTAGGTATATAGATAATCTGCTCCGGTATGAAAATTATGATACAAATATTGAAGCAAAAGTTAACGAATTATTTAATAAATACAATTGGACTGTTGACTATAAAATTAATACTTTAACTGAAACGTTACCTGACAATTTAAAACATCAGGCAGGAGAATTTCCTATAAAAATATATTGGGCATATAATAATGAATTATCTAAGGAAATAGGTTTAGATTTTAGCAAATATTTAGGAAAAACAATTAAAGTAGAAATATACAGATTGAGGGAACCTCTTCCTGAGTTTTTGAAACCGAGAATGGATGCAAGGGGAATAATTTTAAAGTATCAAGATAAAATTATAGGAGCATATATAGATGCAGGAAGGCATGACTCGTTTGCATGTTCATTAAATAGAAAAAGTATTGAAGATATAACTAATATGGAGTGGGATGATTGGATAAAAAATTATATTGACTATAATGATGAATTAGATATTTATTTATCAAAAAAAGAACCAGAAGAAATTATTGAGGAATATTTTAAGGCGTTGAATGAACATGATAAAAAAATGATATATGCTTGTATGACTAGAAAATCATTATGTAAATATCTTTCATCAAATATGGATAATCATAAATTATTTAATGATGGATTTAGCGATAATAATATTAAAAGTGTAAAGCTTAAGAAAATAAAGAAAATGGAAGGGGAATTTATCCCTGAAGGGACATTAGAATATATGGTAATTGTAGATTTTAATTTTAAAAAAGAAATAACTCATGATAATGGAAATCAGCCTAGATTTATTAGTCTGAAAAAAGAAGTTGAAGCTATAGGTTGGAGAATTAGTGGAATAGGAACTGGACCATAG
- a CDS encoding DUF3800 domain-containing protein, whose translation MYYVYCDESCHLPRDNSDVMVLGALQCPKEKKKDIYEDIRNIIREGIALIQK comes from the coding sequence TTGTATTACGTATATTGTGATGAAAGTTGTCATTTGCCTAGAGATAATTCAGATGTCATGGTATTAGGTGCATTGCAATGTCCAAAAGAAAAAAAGAAAGATATATATGAAGATATTAGAAATATTATAAGAGAAGGTATAGCATTAATTCAAAAATAG
- a CDS encoding type I restriction endonuclease subunit R — protein MISYINFNESALEEAFIELLMELGYEYKYGPDIAYDGDSPERKDYRDVILEQRVRDALFRLNRDLPDDAIEEAYRKIITFNSPLLEENNRYFHKLLVEGIEVPIREKGLNRTKNAQIIDFKNPDRNEFLVVNQFTVFENEERRPDIIIFINGIPFVVVELKSASDENVGIENAYNQIQTYKRDIPSLFNYNAFCILSDGINAKAGTITSNFERFMNWRSIDGEKIEPLDVPQYEVMIKGMLSKERLLDIIENFILFQESKEDDYDRDGNKIGQKKTIIKILAAYHQYFAVKKAVEKTKVAISEEGDRKIGVIWHTQGSGKSLTMVFYAAQLVKHFNNPTIVVITDRNDLDDQLYTTFSKSSDILRQTPVQADVRKLTEEQKERNAKSNSKVINGLFDLLNERESGGIIFTTIQKFKPEEGDMPCLTDRRNVIVIADEAHRSQYGLQAKTNTKTGDVKYGFAKYVRDALPNASFIGFTGTPIEFEDKSTPAVFGDYIDIYDMTRAVEDGATVKIYYENRIIKLETDDEELKKIDEEFEEITEGQEQEEKEKYKSKWSRLEAIVGSPNRIKKLAEDIVNHFEEKSKTIDGKAMIVCMSRRICVDLYDEIVKLRPEWHSDDVNKGKIKVVITGGAGDNEKLQKHIGGKQRRDTLAKRMKDVNDELKIVIVRDMWLTGFDVPSMHTMYIDKPMKGHNLMQAIARVNRVFKDKSGGVVVDYIGILESLKKALKEYTDSDKKNTGIDTSVAISIMLEKLEILRDMLHGLNYSGYMGSSQAERIRAITSGMNFVLGLPEKEQKRFKKVATELAKAHALCAATDEGKKHALEVSYFKAVKVSLAKLDVKGKKSLSKKEIDMRVNQMFERSIISQEVIDVFDALGLQRPEVSILSEEFLEEVRQIKYKNLAVEILKRLLEGNIKTMEKRNLVKSEKFSEKLKKALNKYRNQAITNAEVIEELIRMAKEMKEMREQEKDLGLTEDEIAFYDALTVDDAVRKFINDETLKKIAHELTVAIRKNITIDWSIKKSAQAGMRRIIKRLLKKYNYPPEQTKHALEVVMKQAELMCGNISAYDINDKEYEIAAEEKEDYKA, from the coding sequence TTGATTTCATACATAAATTTCAATGAATCAGCATTGGAAGAAGCCTTTATAGAGCTATTAATGGAGTTAGGATACGAATATAAATATGGTCCTGATATTGCTTACGATGGAGATTCTCCAGAAAGAAAAGATTATCGTGATGTAATACTAGAGCAAAGGGTAAGGGATGCATTATTTAGACTAAATAGAGATTTGCCTGATGATGCTATAGAAGAAGCCTATAGAAAAATAATAACTTTCAACAGTCCATTACTAGAAGAAAACAATCGATATTTTCATAAACTTCTTGTAGAGGGAATAGAAGTTCCAATTAGGGAAAAGGGATTAAACAGAACAAAAAATGCACAGATTATAGATTTTAAAAATCCTGATAGAAATGAGTTCTTAGTAGTAAATCAATTTACTGTATTTGAAAATGAAGAAAGAAGACCTGATATTATTATATTTATAAATGGTATACCCTTTGTAGTGGTTGAGCTGAAATCAGCTTCAGATGAAAATGTAGGTATTGAAAACGCTTATAATCAAATACAAACATATAAAAGGGATATTCCTTCATTATTTAATTATAATGCTTTTTGTATTCTTTCCGATGGAATTAATGCTAAAGCAGGAACAATAACTTCAAACTTTGAAAGGTTTATGAATTGGAGGAGTATAGACGGTGAAAAAATTGAACCATTAGATGTTCCCCAATATGAAGTTATGATAAAAGGTATGCTTAGTAAAGAAAGGCTACTTGATATAATAGAAAACTTTATATTGTTTCAAGAATCCAAGGAAGATGATTATGACAGGGACGGTAATAAAATAGGACAAAAAAAGACTATTATAAAAATTCTTGCAGCATATCATCAGTATTTTGCCGTAAAAAAAGCTGTTGAAAAGACAAAAGTTGCAATTAGTGAAGAGGGAGATAGAAAAATAGGGGTAATATGGCATACACAAGGTTCTGGAAAAAGCCTTACAATGGTATTTTATGCTGCTCAGCTGGTAAAACACTTTAATAATCCAACTATTGTAGTCATTACTGATAGAAATGATTTGGATGACCAGTTATATACAACCTTTAGCAAATCTTCGGATATATTGAGGCAAACTCCTGTACAGGCTGATGTAAGAAAACTTACAGAAGAACAGAAAGAAAGAAATGCCAAGTCTAATTCTAAAGTGATTAATGGATTGTTTGATTTATTAAATGAAAGGGAATCCGGTGGAATAATATTTACCACTATTCAAAAGTTTAAGCCTGAAGAAGGAGATATGCCATGTTTAACCGATAGAAGAAACGTTATAGTTATAGCTGACGAAGCCCATAGAAGTCAATATGGTTTGCAAGCTAAAACAAATACAAAAACAGGAGATGTAAAATACGGATTTGCCAAATATGTAAGAGACGCTCTTCCTAACGCCTCTTTTATAGGATTTACAGGAACTCCAATAGAATTTGAAGATAAGTCAACTCCTGCAGTATTTGGAGATTATATTGATATATATGATATGACAAGGGCTGTCGAAGATGGAGCTACTGTTAAAATTTATTATGAAAATAGAATTATAAAGCTAGAAACCGATGATGAAGAACTTAAAAAAATAGATGAAGAATTTGAAGAGATAACTGAAGGACAGGAACAGGAAGAAAAGGAAAAATATAAAAGTAAATGGTCGAGACTTGAAGCAATAGTAGGTTCTCCAAATAGAATAAAAAAGCTTGCTGAGGACATTGTTAATCACTTTGAAGAAAAATCTAAAACTATTGATGGTAAAGCTATGATTGTATGTATGAGCCGTAGAATTTGTGTAGATTTATACGATGAGATTGTAAAGCTAAGACCTGAGTGGCATAGTGATGATGTAAATAAAGGGAAAATAAAAGTTGTCATTACTGGTGGAGCCGGTGATAATGAAAAACTTCAAAAACATATAGGTGGAAAACAAAGAAGGGATACTCTAGCTAAAAGAATGAAGGATGTAAATGATGAACTAAAAATCGTGATAGTTAGAGATATGTGGCTTACAGGTTTTGATGTTCCTTCTATGCATACTATGTATATAGATAAACCTATGAAGGGTCATAATCTAATGCAGGCAATAGCAAGGGTAAACAGGGTATTTAAAGACAAGTCAGGTGGAGTAGTAGTTGATTACATAGGTATTCTTGAAAGTTTAAAGAAGGCTTTAAAAGAATATACAGACAGTGATAAAAAGAATACAGGTATTGATACATCTGTAGCTATTTCTATTATGCTTGAAAAGCTTGAAATTTTACGTGACATGCTACATGGTCTTAACTACTCAGGTTATATGGGAAGCTCTCAAGCTGAAAGGATTAGAGCTATTACAAGTGGAATGAATTTTGTACTAGGTTTACCAGAAAAAGAACAAAAGAGATTTAAAAAAGTTGCTACAGAATTGGCAAAGGCCCATGCTTTATGTGCTGCTACCGATGAAGGGAAAAAACATGCCCTTGAAGTAAGTTATTTTAAAGCAGTAAAGGTAAGTTTGGCAAAGTTAGATGTTAAAGGTAAAAAGTCTCTTTCTAAAAAAGAAATTGATATGAGAGTAAATCAGATGTTTGAAAGGTCAATCATATCTCAAGAAGTTATAGATGTATTTGATGCATTAGGACTTCAAAGGCCTGAGGTTTCTATTTTATCTGAAGAATTTTTAGAAGAAGTGCGTCAAATAAAATATAAAAATCTTGCGGTTGAAATACTTAAAAGACTTCTTGAAGGTAATATCAAAACAATGGAGAAACGAAATCTTGTTAAATCAGAGAAGTTCTCTGAAAAGCTAAAGAAGGCATTAAATAAATATAGAAACCAAGCAATAACAAACGCAGAAGTTATCGAAGAGCTTATTAGAATGGCTAAAGAAATGAAAGAGATGCGTGAGCAAGAAAAAGATTTAGGACTTACAGAAGATGAAATAGCTTTTTATGATGCACTAACTGTAGATGATGCAGTAAGAAAATTTATAAATGATGAAACCCTTAAAAAAATTGCCCATGAACTAACAGTAGCCATTAGAAAGAATATTACAATTGACTGGAGCATTAAAAAAAGTGCTCAAGCTGGGATGAGAAGAATCATAAAAAGATTACTTAAAAAATACAATTATCCACCAGAACAAACAAAACATGCTCTTGAAGTAGTTATGAAACAAGCAGAATTAATGTGTGGAAATATAAGTGCTTATGATATAAATGATAAAGAATATGAAATAGCAGCTGAAGAAAAGGAAGATTATAAGGCTTAA
- a CDS encoding restriction endonuclease subunit S yields MKYKICDICEINRENLSKNDRWEYINYLDTSNLNKGIINEIHYLVVGKDKVPSRAKRKVKENDILISTVRPNQKHYGILKKTVNNMIVSTGFAVLTPNSEIVTPEYLYRFLTQDGITNYLQAVAETSTSAYPSIKPSVIGELEIDLPPLEEQKAIVHILSTLDEKIEVNNKINKTIEKMAQAIFKHWFIDFEFPNENGEPYKSSGGEMVESELGMIPKGWEVIDLGKIIKFKKGKKPKEIKETFFQNYKKYLTIDVLNRNSTLYANSEKMIIADEFDTLMVMDGASSGTVYYGQNGIVASTLARVDIQDKTLGKDFIYYVLKYFEDDIKANTTGSAIPHTDKEYVYSIKICIPNDFEILERFNSIVRKLRETVINNEEESAKLSSIRDTLLPKLMSGEIRVPLDN; encoded by the coding sequence TTGAAATATAAGATTTGTGATATTTGTGAAATAAATAGAGAAAATTTAAGTAAAAATGACAGATGGGAATATATTAATTATTTAGATACGTCAAATCTTAATAAGGGAATTATTAATGAAATACACTATTTAGTAGTAGGTAAAGATAAAGTACCTAGTAGGGCAAAACGTAAAGTAAAAGAAAACGATATTTTAATATCGACTGTTAGACCAAATCAAAAACATTATGGAATATTAAAAAAAACAGTTAACAACATGATTGTTTCAACTGGATTTGCAGTATTAACTCCCAATTCAGAAATAGTAACTCCAGAATACTTATATAGATTTTTAACACAAGATGGTATTACTAATTATCTTCAGGCAGTAGCAGAAACAAGTACATCTGCTTACCCTTCAATAAAGCCAAGTGTTATAGGAGAACTAGAGATTGATTTACCACCACTCGAAGAACAAAAAGCTATTGTTCATATTCTTTCAACTTTAGATGAAAAAATAGAAGTCAATAACAAAATCAATAAAACCATTGAAAAAATGGCTCAGGCTATCTTTAAACACTGGTTTATAGATTTTGAATTTCCAAATGAAAATGGAGAACCCTATAAATCTAGCGGTGGAGAAATGGTTGAAAGTGAACTTGGAATGATTCCTAAGGGGTGGGAGGTTATTGATTTAGGAAAGATAATCAAATTCAAAAAGGGAAAGAAGCCTAAAGAAATCAAAGAAACATTTTTTCAAAATTATAAAAAATATTTAACTATTGATGTATTAAATAGAAATTCAACATTGTATGCAAATAGTGAAAAGATGATAATAGCTGATGAATTTGATACTTTAATGGTAATGGATGGAGCAAGTTCAGGAACGGTCTATTATGGTCAAAATGGAATTGTAGCTTCAACTCTTGCAAGAGTTGATATACAAGATAAAACTTTAGGTAAAGATTTTATCTATTATGTTCTAAAATATTTTGAAGATGATATTAAAGCGAATACTACAGGTTCAGCGATACCACATACGGATAAAGAATATGTATACAGTATCAAAATCTGTATTCCAAATGATTTTGAAATACTTGAAAGATTCAATAGTATTGTTAGAAAATTAAGGGAGACAGTAATTAATAATGAAGAAGAGTCAGCCAAATTATCTTCAATTCGTGATACCTTACTCCCAAAACTTATGTCAGGTGAAATAAGAGTACCATTAGATAATTGA
- a CDS encoding type I restriction-modification system subunit M: MSTAKIGFEETLWKAADKLRGSMDASEYKHVVLGLLFLKYISDKFEMKYNELVEEGEGFEEDRDEYEAENIFWVPKEARWEHIKNNAKDPKIGQIIDDAMILIEKENPSLKGVLDKRYARPELDKRRLGELIDLISTIKLHKDGEKDLLGRVYEYFLGKFASAEGKGGGEFYTPTCVVKTLVEMIEPYKGRIYDPCCGSGGMFIQSEKFVEEHQGRIDNLSIYGQELNATTWKLCKMNLAIRGLDGNIGPHHADTFHNDLHKTLKADYILANPPFNVSDWGGDKLTDDVRWKYGIPPASNANYAWLQHIIYHLAPNGVAGVVLANGSLSSNTSNEGNIRKNLIEADLVDAIVALSDKLFYSTSIPVSLWILNRNKKNNPKYRSREHEILFIDARHLGEMIDRRHRELKDEDIKKIADTYHNWRNIDGKYEDIKGFCKSATIEEVREHEYVLTPGRYVGIEETEDDGIPFEEKMENLTSELSELFAKSRRLEDEIRKNLGGIGFEI; the protein is encoded by the coding sequence ATGTCAACAGCAAAAATAGGATTTGAAGAAACCCTATGGAAAGCAGCAGATAAGTTAAGGGGAAGTATGGATGCCAGTGAGTATAAACACGTTGTCTTAGGACTTTTATTTTTAAAATACATATCCGATAAATTTGAAATGAAATACAATGAACTTGTGGAAGAAGGAGAAGGATTTGAAGAAGATAGGGATGAATACGAAGCAGAGAATATTTTCTGGGTTCCAAAGGAAGCAAGGTGGGAACATATAAAGAATAATGCAAAAGATCCAAAAATCGGCCAGATTATTGATGATGCAATGATATTAATAGAAAAAGAAAATCCAAGCTTAAAGGGTGTACTTGATAAAAGATATGCAAGACCTGAACTAGATAAAAGAAGACTAGGAGAGCTTATAGATTTAATTTCGACAATAAAGCTACATAAAGATGGAGAAAAAGATTTGCTTGGTAGAGTATATGAATATTTCCTAGGCAAATTTGCTAGTGCAGAAGGTAAAGGTGGTGGAGAATTCTATACTCCAACTTGTGTAGTAAAGACATTAGTTGAAATGATAGAGCCTTACAAAGGAAGAATATACGACCCTTGCTGTGGTAGTGGTGGCATGTTTATTCAAAGTGAAAAGTTCGTTGAAGAGCATCAAGGCAGGATAGATAATCTTTCTATCTATGGTCAAGAACTAAATGCAACAACTTGGAAACTATGTAAAATGAATTTAGCTATTAGAGGATTAGACGGAAATATAGGTCCCCATCATGCAGATACATTCCATAATGACCTACATAAGACACTTAAGGCTGACTATATTCTTGCAAATCCACCTTTTAATGTTAGTGATTGGGGTGGAGACAAATTAACTGATGACGTGAGATGGAAATATGGAATACCACCAGCAAGTAACGCCAATTATGCATGGCTTCAGCACATAATATATCATCTCGCTCCAAATGGAGTAGCAGGAGTTGTACTAGCTAATGGTTCTTTAAGTTCAAATACATCAAATGAAGGCAATATAAGAAAAAATTTAATAGAAGCAGATTTAGTAGATGCTATCGTTGCACTATCTGATAAGCTATTTTATTCAACAAGTATTCCTGTTTCACTATGGATTCTTAATCGAAACAAGAAGAATAATCCTAAATATAGAAGTAGAGAACATGAAATATTGTTTATAGATGCAAGACATCTTGGTGAAATGATAGATAGAAGACATAGAGAATTAAAGGATGAAGACATCAAAAAAATTGCCGATACTTATCATAATTGGAGAAACATTGATGGTAAATATGAGGATATTAAAGGATTCTGCAAATCAGCCACTATTGAAGAAGTAAGGGAACATGAGTATGTATTAACCCCTGGTAGATATGTAGGCATAGAAGAAACAGAAGACGATGGCATCCCCTTTGAAGAAAAGATGGAGAATTTAACAAGTGAATTAAGTGAGTTATTTGCAAAGTCAAGAAGGCTAGAGGATGAGATAAGAAAGAACTTAGGGGGGATTGGGTTTGAAATATAA
- a CDS encoding transcriptional regulator, which translates to MIGLEYILSLYNMQHVELAKKLGIKKQNINLWIKKKQNIPKKYLPILEETFGIKKEYFNKEIDEIDKLEIQKEKLKRDLKPVIKKYEQQFMIGEVNDIVEVPIYDKEEINSIERNIEKAKLLKRFKKALDIVDKNPYMDTFKLIVELVEKAQHEIILHKTIEALAHYLEVLPDWVSSGPEQDEFESEIFEVFDDYNY; encoded by the coding sequence TTGATAGGTCTAGAATATATACTTAGCTTATACAATATGCAGCATGTAGAACTTGCAAAGAAGCTGGGAATAAAGAAGCAAAATATAAACCTATGGATTAAGAAAAAGCAAAATATACCTAAAAAATATCTCCCAATTTTAGAAGAAACCTTTGGCATAAAAAAAGAGTACTTTAATAAAGAAATAGATGAAATAGATAAACTGGAGATTCAAAAAGAAAAATTAAAAAGGGATTTAAAACCTGTTATAAAAAAGTATGAACAACAGTTTATGATAGGTGAAGTAAATGATATTGTAGAAGTTCCTATATATGACAAAGAAGAAATAAATTCTATTGAAAGAAATATAGAAAAAGCTAAACTTTTAAAGAGATTTAAAAAGGCATTGGATATTGTAGATAAAAATCCATATATGGATACATTTAAACTTATTGTTGAACTTGTAGAAAAAGCTCAGCATGAGATTATATTACATAAAACTATAGAAGCCCTTGCTCATTATTTAGAAGTATTACCTGACTGGGTATCCTCAGGACCGGAGCAGGATGAATTTGAAAGTGAAATATTTGAAGTTTTTGATGATTATAACTATTAA